A window of Parambassis ranga chromosome 10, fParRan2.1, whole genome shotgun sequence contains these coding sequences:
- the mgst2 gene encoding microsomal glutathione S-transferase 2, translated as MADHSPVLLAAVSLLSALQMAYLARRVGWSRTAHKILPPSVSGPPEFERTFRAHQNCVECYPLFLVALWTCGLYFNEVAAVVGGLVYIVARQIYFNGYIKSTKKRLPGFYLTLAVFFTLALLGLSGILRVILHKYFHVHL; from the exons ATGGCAGACCATTCCCCTGTTTTGTTAGCAGCAGTGTCCCTTCTGTCTGCCCTGCAGATGG CCTACCTAGCAAGACGGGTTGGATGGTCCAGGACGGCCCACAAGATCCTGCCTCCTTCTGTTTCTGGACCTCCAGAGTTTGAGAGGACTTTCCGTGCACA TCAGAACTGTGTGGAGTGTTACCCTTTGTTCCTGGTGGCACTGTGGACCTGCGGCCTATACTTCAATGAGGTTGCTGCAGTGGTCGGAGGACTGGTGTACATTGTTGCTCGACAAATATACTTCAATGGATACATCAAGTCCACGAAGAAAAG GTTACCTGGTTTTTATCTGACTTTGGCTGTCTTTTTCACACTGGCTCTACTGGGTTTGAGTGGCATACTGCGTGTGATACTACACAAGTACTTTCACGTCCATCTCTGA